The DNA window GCCGGTTGAGATACTTCGCCGGGAGGGTGCTGGTCCGATCGGGGTCGTGGGTGACCAGCGCCCATGCCGCACGCTCGGCGCGCCGGGCGGTCGTCCGTGCCACGTGCAGCAGTGCCGCGCCCGCGGTGCCGCCGGGGAGGATGAAGGAGTCGAGCTTGCTCAGGCGCGCGTTGAACTCGTCGCACCAGCCTTCCAGGCGCTCGACGTACTCCTCGGTGACCCGCAGCGGCGGATACTTCGGGTCCGGCTCCACCGGCGTCGCCAGGTCCGCGCCGACGTCGAACATGTCGTTCTGCACGGATTCCAGCACGGTCCGCAGCTCGTCGGGGAGCTGCCCGAGGGCGAGCGCCACGCCGATCGAGGCGTTGCACTCGTCCACGTCCGCGTACGCGGCGATCCGCGGATCGGTCTTCGGCACCTGCTCGTTGTTGCTCAGCCTGGTCATGCCGGCGTCGCCGGCCTTGGTGTAGATGCGCGTGAGGTGGACGGCCATGACGCACAGCCTACGGATACCGGACCTGACCATCCCGGTGCGGCCGGACCGGCCGACCGCGGTGGGGCCGGGTGACGCCGGCGACCCGGCGCTCAGCGACGTCGACGTCATCCGGGTGGGCGGGAACGCCCGGCTGGCCGGCACGGTGCACGTGGTGGGCGCGAAGAACTCGGCGTTGAAGCTGATGGCCGCCGCGCTGCTCGCGCCCGGCCGCAGCGTGATCACCAACGTGCCCCGGATCACCGACATCGCGATCATGGGCGAGGTGCTGCGGCGGCTCGGCTGCGGCGTCCGCTTCGGCCCGGACGACCCGGTCGATCCGATGGTTGCCGGCGGCGGCCGGGAACGGTCCCGCTCGGTCGTCATCGACGTGCCGGAGCGGCCCGGCGCGGAGGCCGACTACGACCTGGTCCGTCGGCTGCGCGCGTCGATCTGCGTGCTCGGCCCGCTGCTGGCCCGGCGCGGCCACGTGCGGGTGGCCCACCCGGGCGGCGACGCGATTGGCTCGCGCGGCCTGGACATGCACATCGCCGGGCTGGCCCGGATGGGCGCGGAGATCTCCGGCGAGCACGGCTTCGTCATCGCCGAGGCACCCGACGGCCTGCACGGCGCGGACATCGTGCTGGATTTCCCGAGCGTCGGCGCGACCGAGAACCTGGTGATGGCGGCGGTGCTGGCCCGCGGCGGCACGACCATCGACAACGCGGCCCGGGAACCGGAGATCGTCGACATCTGCGCCATGCTGAGCCGGATGGGCGCGCGGATCTCCGGCGCCGGCACCTCGACCCTGCACATCGTCGGCGTGCCGGAGCTGCACCCGGTCCGGCACGCCACGGTGGGCGACCGGATCGTCGCCGGCACCTGGGCGTTCGCCGCGGCGATGACCCGGGGCGACGTGACAGTGACCGGCCTCGACCCGGCCTACCTGGAGGTCGCGCTGGACAAGCTGGTCTCGGCCGGCGGCCTGGTGGAGACCCGCGGCGACGCCTTCCGGGTACGGATGGACGACCGGCCGGCGGCCGTCGACGTGGTGACGCTGCCCTACCCGGGCTTCGCCACCGACCTGCTGCCGATGGCGATCGGGCTGGCCGCGGTCAGCGACGGCGGCTCCCTGATCACCGAGAACATCTTCGACGGCCGGTTCATGTTCGCCAACGAGATGATGCGGCTCGGCGCGGAGATCCGTACCGACGGTCACCACGCGCTGGTGTGCGGGCGGGAGCGGCTCTCCGGCGCCCCGGTGCGCGCCACCGACATCCGGGCCGGCGCGGGCCTGATCATCGCCGGGCTCTGCGCCGACGGCGTCACCGAGGTCTCGCACGTGCACCACGTCGACCGGGGCTACCCGGACTTCGTCGCGGACCTGCGGGCGCTCGGCGTCGAGGTGGAGCGGGGCACCGCGCCGGAGGAACCCGACCTGGCCATCTGACGGTCCTTATCCCTCGTTAAGTAGGGTTCTCCAGGACAGTCGAGAACAGGGGCGAGGGAGAAGCAGATGGCGGGTCGACTCGCGGTCGTCGGTGCCGGGCTGATGGGCTCGGGCATCGCCCAGGTGGCGGCGCAGGCGGGCTGGCAGGTGACGCTGCGCGACGTCGACGACGCGGCCACCGGGCGGGGCGTCGACGGCATCCGGAAGTCGCTGGCGAAGTTCGCCGAGAAGGGGAAGATCGAGGAGTCCGACGTCGAGGCGACGCTGGCCCGGATCACCCCGACGACCGAGCTGGAGGCGGCGGCGGACGCGGACATCGTGGTCGAGGCGGTCTTCGAGAAGATCGAGATCAAGCACGAGGTGTTCCGCGCGCTGGACAAGATCTGCAAGGCGGACGCGGTGCTGGCCACCAACACCTCGGCCATCCCGGTCACCCAGATCGCCACCGCCACGCAGCGGCCGGAGTCGGTGGTCGGCACCCACTTCTTCTCGCCGGTGCCGATGATGAAGCTCTGCGAGCTGGTCCGGGGCTACAAGACCAGCGACGCGACGATGGACACCGTCCGCGCGTTCGCCGAGGAGATCGGCAAGACCGTCGTGGTGGTCAACCGGGACATCGCCGGTTTCGTCACCACCCGGCTGATCTGCGCGCTGGCGATGGAGGCGGTCAAGCTGGTCGAGTCCGGCGTGATCTCCGCCGAGGACCTGGACACCGCCTGCAAGCTGGGCTTCGGGCACGCCATGGGCCCGCTGGCCACTGTCGACCTGACCGGCGTGGACGTGCTGCTCAACGCCACCCGCAACATCTACACCGACACCGCCGACGAGAAGTTCTTCCCGCCGGAGCTGCTCCAGCGCATGGCCACCGCCGGCGACCTGGGCCGCAAGACCGGGCAGGGCTTCTACTCGTACTGACCGTGCCGACCGCCCCGCCCTGGACGGCTCACGTCCGGGGCGGGGTGAGCGCGGCGCCGAGCAGCGCGAACGCGTCCGGGATGACGGTGCCCCAGTAGCCGAAGTTGTGCCGCCCGTCGGCCCAGGCGGCGCGTACCGGGCGTTCCGGCAGCACCCGGGCCAGCGCACGCACGTCCTTCAGGAAGTTGTCCTGCCGGCCGCACCACAGTCCGACCGGGGTCCCGCGCAGCTCGTCCACGCCGGTGAAGACCGCGTCGCCGGGGGTCACCGCGGGGGAGAAGGCCGCGGCCATCCGCAGCCACGTCGGGTACGCCTCGGCGAGCAGCAGCGCGCCGAAGCCCCCCATCGACCAGCCCCACACGGCAAGCCGGCTGCTGTCGAAGCCGCGTCGGGCGCACCAGGCGGGCACCTCCTCGCGCACCATCCGTTGCGGGTCGTCGTCACCGGACCGGCGCCAGGAGAGCCGGCCACCGGTCGCGCCGGCGAGCGCGAACGGCGGGGCGCCGCGGCGTACCGCGTCGGTGAGGAAGCGGGCGAAGCCGAACCGGCCGAAGTCGCGCGGGGTGGCCGAGGCGCCGTGCAGGACCAGGCAGACCGGTAGGCCGCGACCGTCGCCGTAGCCGTCGGGAACGGCGGTCCAGAAGTCCACCTCCCGGCCCCGGGCGCCGGAGGCGATGCGGGTCAGCCGCTCGTCCCCGGCCGGCGCGTCCGGCAGGGCCGGGGCCGGCCCGGGGCGAGGCGCGGACAGTTGCCGAGCGGCCAGACCGCCGACCAACCCGGCGCCGACGATCGCGCCCCCGGCGGTCAGCAGGGTGCGCCGGCTCAACGTGCGTGCCATGCCGGCGAGTGTGCCACCTGAGTGTGAGAAGGGGCCCCTTCTATCCGCCAGGCGTTAACAGGGGGCCCCTCCTTACACCTCAGCCGTCGCGGCGGGTGGTCCAGCGGAAGGTGGTCAGGCAGAGGATCAGGCCGATCACGCACCACAGGCCGAGCACCAGCGCCACCTTGCCCAGCTCGAACGAGCCGCCCGGCTCCTGGGCGCCGAAGCTGTCCGGCAGGAAGACCGAGCGCAGCCCCTGGCACATCCACTTGAGCGGGA is part of the Micromonospora sp. WMMD980 genome and encodes:
- the murA gene encoding UDP-N-acetylglucosamine 1-carboxyvinyltransferase; the protein is MTHSLRIPDLTIPVRPDRPTAVGPGDAGDPALSDVDVIRVGGNARLAGTVHVVGAKNSALKLMAAALLAPGRSVITNVPRITDIAIMGEVLRRLGCGVRFGPDDPVDPMVAGGGRERSRSVVIDVPERPGAEADYDLVRRLRASICVLGPLLARRGHVRVAHPGGDAIGSRGLDMHIAGLARMGAEISGEHGFVIAEAPDGLHGADIVLDFPSVGATENLVMAAVLARGGTTIDNAAREPEIVDICAMLSRMGARISGAGTSTLHIVGVPELHPVRHATVGDRIVAGTWAFAAAMTRGDVTVTGLDPAYLEVALDKLVSAGGLVETRGDAFRVRMDDRPAAVDVVTLPYPGFATDLLPMAIGLAAVSDGGSLITENIFDGRFMFANEMMRLGAEIRTDGHHALVCGRERLSGAPVRATDIRAGAGLIIAGLCADGVTEVSHVHHVDRGYPDFVADLRALGVEVERGTAPEEPDLAI
- a CDS encoding 3-hydroxyacyl-CoA dehydrogenase family protein is translated as MAGRLAVVGAGLMGSGIAQVAAQAGWQVTLRDVDDAATGRGVDGIRKSLAKFAEKGKIEESDVEATLARITPTTELEAAADADIVVEAVFEKIEIKHEVFRALDKICKADAVLATNTSAIPVTQIATATQRPESVVGTHFFSPVPMMKLCELVRGYKTSDATMDTVRAFAEEIGKTVVVVNRDIAGFVTTRLICALAMEAVKLVESGVISAEDLDTACKLGFGHAMGPLATVDLTGVDVLLNATRNIYTDTADEKFFPPELLQRMATAGDLGRKTGQGFYSY
- a CDS encoding alpha/beta hydrolase-fold protein; the encoded protein is MARTLSRRTLLTAGGAIVGAGLVGGLAARQLSAPRPGPAPALPDAPAGDERLTRIASGARGREVDFWTAVPDGYGDGRGLPVCLVLHGASATPRDFGRFGFARFLTDAVRRGAPPFALAGATGGRLSWRRSGDDDPQRMVREEVPAWCARRGFDSSRLAVWGWSMGGFGALLLAEAYPTWLRMAAAFSPAVTPGDAVFTGVDELRGTPVGLWCGRQDNFLKDVRALARVLPERPVRAAWADGRHNFGYWGTVIPDAFALLGAALTPPRT
- a CDS encoding cob(I)yrinic acid a,c-diamide adenosyltransferase, translating into MAVHLTRIYTKAGDAGMTRLSNNEQVPKTDPRIAAYADVDECNASIGVALALGQLPDELRTVLESVQNDMFDVGADLATPVEPDPKYPPLRVTEEYVERLEGWCDEFNARLSKLDSFILPGGTAGAALLHVARTTARRAERAAWALVTHDPDRTSTLPAKYLNRLSDLLFILSRTANPGGDVLWVPGGKR